One window of the Eucalyptus grandis isolate ANBG69807.140 chromosome 8, ASM1654582v1, whole genome shotgun sequence genome contains the following:
- the LOC104456884 gene encoding 1-aminocyclopropane-1-carboxylate oxidase homolog 4-like isoform X2 produces MGVTDTTQQAFNRAQELKQFEESKLGVKGLVDYGLTSLPSLFVHPPETLSTLKPTRPRPDSIPTIDLSCCDSFQRPSVVAEVGRAAREVGFFQVINHGVPTEVLDRTIAVVKAFHEQPMEAKARIYRREMETGVAFFSNLDLLHSKAASWRDTLQIMLGPKLADVEEIPEVCRNEVLEWNQQVQRLGSLLLGLLSEGLGLSAGKLQELTCLENRVMDQIGGLQVKHGDEWVDVVPIPGALVVNIGDILQIMSNNEYKSVDHRVLANPSREPRVSIAVFCNPSDQENEYGPFPELVSSDKPAAFRQFTFSEYMRRFFTKELDGKSLINYYRA; encoded by the exons ATGGGCGTCACCGACACCACGCAACAAGCCTTCAACCGAGCCCAAGAGCTCAAGCAGTTCGAAGAATCCAAGCTTGGCGTCAAGGGTCTCGTCGACTACGGCCTCACCTCCCTCCCTTCCCTCTTCGTCCACCCGCCCGAGACTCTCTCCACCCTCAAGCCCACCCGCCCCAGGCCCGACTCCATCCCCACCATCGACCTCTCCTGCTGCGATTCCTTCCAGCGGCCCTCCGTTGTTGCAGAAGTGGGGCGTGCAGCTCGCGAGGTTGGCTTCTTCCAGGTGATCAACCACGGCGTGCCGACGGAGGTCCTGGACCGCACGATCGCGGTGGTGAAGGCCTTCCATGAGCAGCCGATGGAGGCAAAGGCAAGGATCTACCGGAGGGAGATGGAGACCGGCGTTGCGTTCTTCTCCAACCTCGACTTGCTCCACTCCAAAGCGGCTAGCTGGAG gGACACGCTCCAAATAATGTTGGGGCCAAAATTAGCGGACGTGGAAGAGATCCCCGAGGTGTGCAGAAATGAGGTGTTGGAGTGGAATCAGCAGGTTCAACGGTTGGGGAGCCTCCTCTTGGGGCTGTTGAGCGAGGGGCTAGGATTGAGTGCCGGCAAGCTACAGGAATTGACATGCTTGGAGAATAGGGTCATG GACCAGATCGGTGGGTTGCAGGTGAAGCACGGCGACGAGTGGGTGGATGTGGTGCCCATCCCAGGGGCTCTTGTTGTAAACATTGGTGACATCCTTCAG ATCATGTCCAACAACGAGTACAAAAGCGTGGACCACCGAGTGTTGGCCAACCCCAGCCGAGAGCCACGTGTGTCGATAGCAGTTTTCTGCAACCCGAGTGATCAGGAGAATGAGTACGGACCGTTCCCAGAGCTTGTGTCCTCAGATAAGCCTGCTGCTTTTCGGCAGTTCACCTTCAGCGAATACATGAGGAGATTCTTTACTAAGGAGTTGGACGGGAAAAGTCTGATAAACTACTACAGGGCGTGA
- the LOC104456884 gene encoding 1-aminocyclopropane-1-carboxylate oxidase homolog 4-like isoform X1 → MGVTDTTQQAFNRAQELKQFEESKLGVKGLVDYGLTSLPSLFVHPPETLSTLKPTRPRPDSIPTIDLSCCDSFQRPSVVAEVGRAAREVGFFQVINHGVPTEVLDRTIAVVKAFHEQPMEAKARIYRREMETGVAFFSNLDLLHSKAASWRDTLQIMLGPKLADVEEIPEVCRNEVLEWNQQVQRLGSLLLGLLSEGLGLSAGKLQELTCLENRVMVGHYYPYCPQPDLTVGLTSHTDPVVITLLLQDQIGGLQVKHGDEWVDVVPIPGALVVNIGDILQIMSNNEYKSVDHRVLANPSREPRVSIAVFCNPSDQENEYGPFPELVSSDKPAAFRQFTFSEYMRRFFTKELDGKSLINYYRA, encoded by the exons ATGGGCGTCACCGACACCACGCAACAAGCCTTCAACCGAGCCCAAGAGCTCAAGCAGTTCGAAGAATCCAAGCTTGGCGTCAAGGGTCTCGTCGACTACGGCCTCACCTCCCTCCCTTCCCTCTTCGTCCACCCGCCCGAGACTCTCTCCACCCTCAAGCCCACCCGCCCCAGGCCCGACTCCATCCCCACCATCGACCTCTCCTGCTGCGATTCCTTCCAGCGGCCCTCCGTTGTTGCAGAAGTGGGGCGTGCAGCTCGCGAGGTTGGCTTCTTCCAGGTGATCAACCACGGCGTGCCGACGGAGGTCCTGGACCGCACGATCGCGGTGGTGAAGGCCTTCCATGAGCAGCCGATGGAGGCAAAGGCAAGGATCTACCGGAGGGAGATGGAGACCGGCGTTGCGTTCTTCTCCAACCTCGACTTGCTCCACTCCAAAGCGGCTAGCTGGAG gGACACGCTCCAAATAATGTTGGGGCCAAAATTAGCGGACGTGGAAGAGATCCCCGAGGTGTGCAGAAATGAGGTGTTGGAGTGGAATCAGCAGGTTCAACGGTTGGGGAGCCTCCTCTTGGGGCTGTTGAGCGAGGGGCTAGGATTGAGTGCCGGCAAGCTACAGGAATTGACATGCTTGGAGAATAGGGTCATGGTGGGGCACTACTATCCATATTGTCCCCAGCCTGATCTGACAGTTGGCTTGACGTCCCACACAGACCCAGTAGTGATCACATTGCTACTGCAGGACCAGATCGGTGGGTTGCAGGTGAAGCACGGCGACGAGTGGGTGGATGTGGTGCCCATCCCAGGGGCTCTTGTTGTAAACATTGGTGACATCCTTCAG ATCATGTCCAACAACGAGTACAAAAGCGTGGACCACCGAGTGTTGGCCAACCCCAGCCGAGAGCCACGTGTGTCGATAGCAGTTTTCTGCAACCCGAGTGATCAGGAGAATGAGTACGGACCGTTCCCAGAGCTTGTGTCCTCAGATAAGCCTGCTGCTTTTCGGCAGTTCACCTTCAGCGAATACATGAGGAGATTCTTTACTAAGGAGTTGGACGGGAAAAGTCTGATAAACTACTACAGGGCGTGA